The sequence AAAGACtacaatggtttgagttaaaaatctttgtttgtgttctactaaagaaacaaagtcacctacattttggatgccctgggggtaagcagataaaaatcaaattttcatttttgggtgaactatccctttaatctttaTCTAGGTAGGAGACAAATCTGCAGGGGTGGATGGAGAGTTCAGTAGGTCACACTCAATACTCTGAAGCAGGTCTAATGATAAACCTCGCATTGATCTTTCCGGTCGGTCTGGATGATTCTTCAGCTCGAGGATTGGCTCAATGGGACTTTTCTGCAGCAGCTGGGAGTCAAAAGACATGCCGTGGAAAAACTTCTGGCCTTGGAAGAGCTCCAGGCAGCGTAAGCGACGTGTAGGGATCTTGCACAGAAGCTGTATTCAAACATGATCAGAGAGTTTTAGTGAAGTGAAGTaaggccaagtatggtgtcccatactcggaatacacaaaatgttttctaaagtgttttcatttaacccatccgagtgCACACACCTGTGACAAGTTACaagttacaagtccgactctctatccattagacCAGAACTGCCCCCTTTTAGGAAGACTGGTTTGAATGTTTCCATAAACATCAGGGTTATACGCCGTTCAGATTTGAAggcagaaattaaaatgtaaaaaaaaagccaagaaattatttgaaatgagatgtgttaaatttaaattatcatCGTTAGTATGAACTACCTCTAAATGATTTCTTACACATAAAATATAGGGTATTTCAATAAACATTAgaattaataaattcaataaacatCTATATATCcatgaaaaaaaagtatacacacacacacacacatatatatagatatacacaaatgtataataacaacacaaaaaaattatggatttattgtttatataccaATAAACATCagatgatattaataaaatagatgtacattttcttttacatttatatttcacataataCATGTAATATGTATTACACTTATATGTAATATTgtctttttaattgtatattcTGTCTATGAATATAAATCATAATGAAAATCTATAAGCATGTAAAAAAATGTACACTTTCAGTTTGAATTACTCTTAAATGACATCCTTCACATAAAATATGGGGtatcaataaaatacattatgtattatgtacattatgtaatacattaatacatcaaatacaaatttatcaatgttttaaacatacattatataaaacatccataaaaaaataaatgtaatgctataatatataatttatgaatgtattattatgattatcattAATGGATaatggaaagtatgttcattgagtactgtacatgtagtcaatacttggtaggggctccttttgctttaattactgcctcaattcggtgtggcatggaggtgatcagtttgtggcactgctgaggtggtatggaagcccagatttctttgacagtggccttcagctcatctgcattgttttgtctcttgtttctcattttcctcttgacaatactccatataTTTTCTATGagattcaggtctggtgagtttgctggccagtcaagcacaccaacaccatggtcatctAACCAACTTTTGGttcttttggcagtgtgggcaggtaccaaatcctgctggaaaatgaaatcagcatcttcaaaaagctggtcagcagaaggaagcatgaagagCTCCaacatttcttggtaaacgggtgcagtgacttttgttttcaaaaaacacaatggaccaacaccagcagatgacattgcaccccaaatcatcacagactgtggaaacttaacactgggcTTCAagtaacttgggctatgagcttctctacccttcctccagactctaggaccttggtttccaaatgaaatacaaaacttgctctcatctgaaaagaggactttgggccactgggcaacagtccagttcttcttctccttagcccaggtaagacgcctccgatgttgtctgtggttcaggagtggcctGACAAGAGGAacacgacaactgtagccaagttccttgacacatctgtgtgtggtggctcttgatgccttgaccccagcctcagtccattccttgtgaagttcactcaaattcttgaatcaattttgcttgacaatcctaataaggctgcggttctctcgtttggttgtgcatctttttcttccacactttttccttccactcttgtttctgttaacatgcttggatacagcactctgtgaacagccagcttctttgacaatgaatgtttgtggcttaccctccttgtgaagggtgtcaatgattgtcttctggacaactgtcagatcggcagtcttccccatgattatgtagcctaagcccctttcacactgcacattggacccggaaaattgccggaacattgccgggtcgccttctgtgtgaacgcaaacacgttctgggattgattctgggattgatcccgggttggggacctagtaacattgccgggtttagtcccggaatgagcgctgtgtgaacaaaagccagaactaatgccgtgtcgtagtgatgacgcacgttatcgcgcgactcttttagtgtgttttgaaggcagatcaacattcgcgacgaaacaaatatgtgcaaactgtaacgaagcagtgatcagttagttcctcactttccgcgctgaagctgagatcgttcgccagcttaagggaaagttaacgtgcctagcgttttcgactcgtacattacacgtcacaccctgatatcacgtgtcttcatgggacctttatgggttgtgtgtgaacgcacacacatattccgggtaatcactagcagtgtgaaaggggcaaaatctagcgacccaggAACAACTGCCGGGACatattacccgtgtattttctggaatcgcagtgtgaaaggggctctaatgaaccaaactgagagaccattttgaaggctcaggaaacctttgcaggagttttgagttgattagctgattggcatgtcaccatattctaatttgatgAGATAGTTAGtgtattggtgggtttttgttaaatgtgagccaaaatcatcacaattaaaagaaccaaagacttaaactatttcagtctgtgtgcatttaatacacaagtttcacaatttcagttgaattattcaaataaataaacttttccatgacattctaatttattgagatgcatctgtacataatacaattttatatgtaatatattattgtcttttattgtatcttaatgcatgtgtatgtatatcaACCATATTCAAAACttatatgcatgtaaaaaaaaataataataaaataaaattatgtattatctgttagtatataaatcataattagtgaatgaatgaatgcagattatagtagtcaacattttgaAGTTGATCAAAAAGGTTAattaaagttgtcctaagacaagcacacattttgttttatgtttcagGACAACtctgatgaaaggttttgatccacttcaaatgttgactagtgtatatatAGCAGCAGCTCACCTCTATGAGCAGGAAGGCCAGAGCTGGACTGAGGCTTGCAGGCATGTCATATGGACACTCACTGACACTGGTCAGCATATCACAGTGATCTGCTTCCGCAGGCAGAGGAAACTACAAGTCAAAATAATCGAGAAAAGGCTCACAGTCTGTATAAGCAGCCCGTAGCATTTTCTTCACATCACTGAGTATGTGCTCATCTTGCAGTATAGCCTCTAGATATGTCTCACCCCTCCAGTGGCTAGAGCATAGAGAAGAATACCAAGAGACCACCAGTCTGCAGCGTGGCTGTACGGACCGCCGCTCAGGACCTCAGGAGCTGTTTAATgaccacatcatgtaattaaataTCCATCTTTACAGAAATAGCTCATTTGCTTAGAGCTATAAGTGTCTTTAGTTACTGCCAGATATAGCTGATGGTAAACACAGTCCTGTCCTGTTTAAAAAGAGTGCAGTTCAGATTTCAGCCTCACCCATGTACTGTATTGTGCCGCAGATAGTATAAGCTCTATCCCCATGCTCAAGACGGCGAGACAGCCCGAAATCAGTCAAGCGGAGGTGACCTAAATGAGACAGCATTAATATCTATTCCACAATTCTCCTTTCTGAAAGCTAAAAGCCAAGTGCTTCACATTTGGGATGGACATTTGAAAACAATCCAAAGacacaaaagatatatatatatatggtcctTATCTTGGTTTATGTGAAACTTATGCAAATTGGTGTatagtttgctttttttaaatatgatatgaaTTTGTTTATGATATATAGTAGCAATGTGGATGAACTATCTGCATATATGTTCATATTATACAATGTGAAGTTGTTACAAATTTTTAATTTCCCATTTAagcatttaaacatatatatatatatgcttttctGAAGATCCatagtttttttaatgcatctatAACAGTttaatagaatattaaaaatgatcatatcaatatataatgttatatttttggtaATAATGCTGTCAGATTTATTCAATCCCTATtaaatactgctgtttttaaGTTACTTATTTGTATATAGGGTACAAAAACGGTTTTAATACACAATTTAGCCTTTGTAAATTCTATAACAAAATTGAATGCTGCTGCAGATACATAAATTTGTGCATGAATGTTTTGTGCCAGtttgagattatatatatatatatacacacacacacacatacacgtacatacagtatatatatacacacacaaacacacacacacacacacacacacacacacacacacatttaatcaaCTTTACATTCTCAAATTCACtcaaatgtgtattaataaacTCTATAATAGTTTATTGATACCTTTATCAGTCAGAAGTATGTTTTCCATCTgtttaagaaaacaaacattttttcagaGCATTTAAATAGGATGGATACAAACATTTATTAACTTCagtaacatatttatatttagttatatttttaaacacagtaaaatcaaaaaaaattatataattaacattttcaaacTTATACCTTCACATCCCTATGCATTATTCCAAAGTCATGCAAAAAGcctggaaattaaaaaaaaagttgtgtcaCTGATACAAATTTACAACACCTGTTTGTGAAAATGACTTTAGGCTAAATATATTAGATTATTTTGATACAAAATAAGCATGTAAAGTGTTCAATCCATAAACATAATGAATGCAACAACACTCACCCAAAGCAGAGCCCAACTCGGCAGCAAACACTCGAACATCTCTCTCATCAAAGCGGCCCTTCAGGGTCCAGTAAGTATAGAGATCGCCAGTGCTGCAGTAAtcacacactgaacacaaacacacacgagcCAGAGATAAGAGACGAGAAAGACAATGTCACAGCAGGCTGATTGGCCTGACCTTGAGGCCAGCTCCTCACAGACTTCATTCAAGCACAGTAAGATCTGGAGCAGTATTTTTGAGTATAATCACAAGCCGGTGACACAATTTCAGTCTGTCACAGGGTCACGGAGGGAGACTTTGGAAAGGAAGAAGACACAACACAATGATTTAAGTCTCATAGCTTGCCCTGGCTAATGGATGGGGAGAgcaacaaaaacacactgaacGTTCCAATCACATGGAAAAGGAGCAAATCAAATAAGAGTAAAGCATTGAGCAGATCTTTCAAGAAATGTACTTTATGCTCTCTTGACAGATATATGCAGTCTTGTAAACCCAGTCATTTTCACATGATATCCATGCAAAAAATACAAGGAAAACACAGCATAGCAACATTAAGGTTGGGGCAGAACTGTTTGTTTGTCTGGCCAGTGTGGGCAGATGgggaagtgtttttaaaaatacttcacCTTTCACTTCAAATGTTCCTTTAAAGCAgggcttttcaaactttttgatgaaCCTACATATCTGAGGCCCCTTTTCAATCACTCCTGTGTAAGGGACAAACTACAATAAAATGCATGATGTAgctaaacactatatatatatatttgtcagtagaataaaataaaaatgtcaggaTTTCAGACCAGTCTTTAGAAAGCAGAAAGAAGAACTAAGTAATGAAATTCAGTAAGTGTgttataaatacatgtatattacATTAACATTGTAAAAATACCTTACAGAACACCCCAGTTTGAAGCCCCCTGCTTTAAAGCAAAGGAAAACAAGGAGTGGGACAGTGGGTATGTATGTGGTGTGACTCACTGATGAAGAGATTGCTCTGGCTCTGCCAACAGTCCCGGAGACTGAGGAGGAAAGGATGTCTGACTTGACGCTACAATGTAACAGTTGACAACACAACATGAGATGGACGTGAGTGCAGGCGCTGAGAGGAAGTGGGAAGAAATCATAATGGCATGAGCAAAACAATTTAAGTATGAAATGTGTGCATGCTTCTAGGGTATTGACTGAGAGGAAGTCAGCGTTGTCCATGTCTCACTGGCCCGGTTAGAACCAGATCAGACGAGCCTTAGCTGACACAGAGCGCAGAGAGAGGCGCAGTGTGACTCACTTGAATTATCACCTCCTCTTTGGACTGCTGGAGGACTCCATTTCTCAAAACCTCAGCTTTGGGTAAAACCTAACCAACAGTGACAACAGAAATTCTGGAAGGAAGATGGTGCACCGtaccaaacaaaacacattttcatgaCAGGGAATTCAGAACAAGGCAGAATAAGTCACCTTAATAGCATAGGTCTCATCTTTAGACATGTCCTTCACCTTCAGGATTGGGCCAAACGAGCCTTTAGCTACAAAACCAAGAATCTGAGAAAAGAATCACTGATTAAAAAAGACAAACTAGTTTTAAATCACAGGATTTAAAGGGAGTGGGATTAAtggtattgaatgtgcacttgtagtgtacttcaaatcttaaaagtaataaaaataaaaaaaagtatatataaaatgtaataaaatgccaCTTGAGTGTCCTTAAAAAGAGTAAGAGTCATGACTATTTCTTGACATACTTaagcacacttaaaaaaaagtgtactttgttatgtaaaattaatttaaagtacattttaaataattatatattaataaccttttgttatgctttaaagaaatagatttatttcgatgtgctgactaacatactaaagaaacaaataaaaacattgtaaaatgttaacttttgaaataaatatattttaaatgtactaaattacaacttacaaatgtatttaaatacctGACAtataagtttcaatagaaatgacaataaagcatattttagtttaccataaaagCTTATCAATACATTCAGCAGTacaacagaagtaattatgaaactACATATAAAGATGCTTAAGTCCTAATCATCAAAAAAGCATTACTAAGTTCAACTAATagcatttaatataaactatggtacattttcatttaatttcaattaactttCCATCCAGTTCACACTTAAATACactcttttaaagtatattactcaaaataaattctctctttaaaagatgaaaatctttcaaaaatgaaaactgtcataatttactttccCTCatatttttccaaacctgtatgtctttcttttgtggaatattaaaggtacattcttcaaaatttctctttttgtgttccactgaagaaagaaagtcatacaggtttgagagTTTGATTgatgacaatttacatttttgggtgatttatGTGAGGATTTTATGACTTGTGGCAATGAACCACCTGTAAATGCTTATGGCCAGTAAACCTGTGAGGAAATTCTGGCAAGAAAATGGAAATAAACTCTAGACGAGGCCCCTCAGGGTTTGACTGCACAGAGACGGGGTATTCTCTGTGCCGGGCGCTGCGTCTCAATAGACTGTGATGAACGAGCTGAGCCGGGAGAGACAGGAAGCCCTGATGACATGACAGGGATCTCCTCTTCACCACTGATGCTGATTCCTGCAGCAAAGACGatatcattaataaaaactatacaaaatcACAAACATATAGGCTAATGCTTAACCGATCACTAACTAGTgtgcattca is a genomic window of Cyprinus carpio isolate SPL01 chromosome B15, ASM1834038v1, whole genome shotgun sequence containing:
- the rskra gene encoding LOW QUALITY PROTEIN: ribosomal protein S6 kinase-related protein (The sequence of the model RefSeq protein was modified relative to this genomic sequence to represent the inferred CDS: substituted 1 base at 1 genomic stop codon), which encodes MGGDGSKNKESASVVKRRSLSCHQGFLSLPAQLVHHSLLRRSARHREYPVSVQSNPEGPRLEFISIFLPEFPHRFTGHKHLQILGFVAKGSFGPILKVKDMSKDETYAIKVLPKAEVLRNGVLQQSKEEVIIQRQVRHPFLLSLRDCWQSQSNLFIMCDYCSTGDLYTYWTLKGRFDERDVRVFAAELGSALGFLHDFGIMHRDVKMENILLTDKGHLRLTDFGLSRRLEHGDRAYTICGTIQYMAPEVLSGGPYSHAADWWSLGILLYALATGGFPLPAEADHCDMLTSVSECPYDMPASLSPALAFLLIELLCKIPTRRLRCLELFQGQKFFHGMSFDSQLLQKSPIEPILELKNHPDRPERSMRGLSLDLLQSIECDLLNSPSTPADLSPTXIKIKGIL